In a single window of the Nocardiopsis composta genome:
- a CDS encoding ABC transporter permease translates to MIGHVLRRLAGMLLTLAAASLLIFGAMYAAPGDPVSFLVGDPENVTPERIEAVRAEYHLDEPLLVQYGLWAGGVLTGDLGTSYQYNAQVADLVLARLPATLSLVGYAAVLFTVFGIGLGALAAVRRGGRTDAAVTAGTTLAASVPSFVLALALISVFAVQLGWFPVTGLGEGALGRIHHLTLPAVSLSLGALAIVSRVTRQSMVEQFELEHVAAARASGVAERHIVRRHVLRNALGPVVTMCGLVTASMLAGTVVVETAFGISGIGSLLVDAINTFDFPVVQAVLLCMVGAYMVVTTLIDLVHPLLDPRVRLEGSRA, encoded by the coding sequence ATGATCGGACACGTGCTGCGCCGGCTCGCCGGCATGCTGCTCACCCTGGCGGCCGCCTCGCTGCTCATCTTCGGCGCGATGTACGCCGCCCCCGGCGACCCGGTGTCGTTCCTGGTCGGCGACCCGGAGAACGTCACCCCGGAGCGGATCGAGGCGGTGCGCGCCGAGTACCACCTGGACGAGCCGCTGCTCGTGCAGTACGGGCTGTGGGCGGGCGGGGTGCTCACCGGCGACCTCGGCACCTCCTACCAGTACAACGCGCAGGTGGCCGACCTGGTGCTGGCCCGGCTGCCGGCCACGCTCTCCCTGGTCGGCTACGCCGCGGTGCTGTTCACCGTGTTCGGCATCGGGCTGGGCGCGCTGGCCGCGGTGCGCCGCGGCGGCCGCACCGACGCCGCGGTCACCGCCGGCACCACGCTGGCCGCCTCGGTGCCCTCCTTCGTGCTGGCCCTCGCGCTGATCTCGGTCTTCGCCGTGCAGCTGGGCTGGTTCCCGGTGACCGGCCTGGGCGAGGGGGCGCTCGGCCGGATCCACCACCTCACCCTGCCGGCGGTCTCGCTCTCGCTCGGCGCGCTGGCCATCGTCAGCCGGGTCACCCGGCAGAGCATGGTCGAGCAGTTCGAGCTGGAGCACGTCGCCGCGGCGCGCGCCTCCGGCGTCGCCGAGCGGCACATCGTCCGCCGGCACGTGCTGCGCAACGCGCTGGGCCCGGTGGTCACCATGTGCGGCCTGGTCACCGCGAGCATGCTCGCCGGGACGGTGGTGGTGGAGACCGCGTTCGGCATCAGCGGCATCGGGTCGCTGCTGGTGGACGCGATCAACACCTTCGACTTCCCGGTGGTCCAGGCGGTGCTGCTGTGCATGGTGGGCGCCTACATGGTGGTGACCACCCTGATCGACCTCGTCCATCCGCTGCTGGACCCGCGGGTCCGCCTCGAAGGGAGCAGGGCATGA
- a CDS encoding ABC transporter permease, which yields MSATGTRAAPGPSDAAAGPAGTAAAIPAGRRGGGAAFWASAAFLGAVVAAAVLAPLAAPHDPAAIDFGRIWSGPTAQHPLGTDQMGRDLLSRVVYGARESLLGPLALLALAAVLGVAMGTLAAWRRGWVDAVLARVTDVMYAFPGLLFVVLVIAVFGSGLSTAVVALGLAFAPIIAKFTRSVALAECAKPYIDAYRVQGVSGFVICVRYLIPNMAPALLGYLVVLFGEGLMSLATLSFLGFGAQPPSSEWGLMVQEGQAALIQGVLWPSLVPGAAIALVVVAFNVVGVRLADRLSVRR from the coding sequence ATGAGCGCCACCGGCACCCGGGCAGCGCCCGGTCCGTCCGACGCCGCCGCCGGACCGGCGGGCACGGCCGCCGCGATCCCGGCCGGCCGGCGGGGCGGGGGCGCCGCCTTCTGGGCGAGCGCGGCCTTCCTCGGCGCGGTGGTCGCCGCGGCCGTGCTGGCCCCGCTGGCCGCCCCGCACGACCCCGCCGCGATCGACTTCGGCCGGATCTGGTCCGGCCCCACCGCGCAGCACCCGCTCGGCACCGACCAGATGGGCCGCGACCTGCTGTCCCGGGTCGTCTACGGGGCGCGGGAGAGCCTGCTCGGCCCGCTGGCCCTGCTCGCCCTGGCGGCGGTGCTCGGCGTGGCCATGGGCACCCTGGCCGCGTGGCGCCGCGGCTGGGTGGACGCGGTGCTGGCCCGGGTCACCGACGTGATGTACGCCTTTCCCGGCCTGCTCTTCGTGGTGCTGGTGATCGCGGTCTTCGGCAGCGGCCTGAGCACCGCGGTGGTCGCCCTGGGACTGGCCTTCGCGCCGATCATCGCCAAGTTCACCCGCAGCGTCGCGCTGGCGGAGTGCGCCAAGCCCTACATCGACGCCTACCGGGTGCAGGGGGTGAGCGGGTTCGTCATCTGCGTCCGCTACCTGATCCCCAACATGGCGCCGGCCCTGCTCGGGTACCTGGTGGTGCTCTTCGGCGAGGGTCTGATGAGCCTGGCCACGCTGAGCTTCCTCGGGTTCGGCGCGCAGCCGCCGAGCTCGGAGTGGGGCCTGATGGTGCAGGAGGGGCAGGCGGCGCTGATCCAGGGCGTGCTCTGGCCCTCGCTGGTCCCCGGCGCCGCGATCGCCCTGGTCGTGGTCGCCTTCAACGTCGTCGGGGTGCGCCTCGCCGACCGGCTGAGCGTCAGGAGGTAG